One Mesorhizobium sp. L-2-11 genomic region harbors:
- a CDS encoding YqaA family protein, with product MDDFAAYGGLFAVAFAAATILPAQSETALAGLLAMDSFSPAMLVVVASTGNILGSAVNWGLGRGIERFRDKPWFPLRPARLNRATNWYHRYGRWSLLLSWMPIVGDPLTVVAGVLREPLWSFVAIVALAKVSRYLLVAGAVLGLM from the coding sequence ATGGATGACTTTGCCGCTTACGGCGGCCTGTTTGCTGTTGCCTTCGCTGCGGCGACCATCCTCCCGGCGCAGTCGGAGACCGCCCTTGCCGGGCTTCTCGCCATGGATTCCTTCTCGCCCGCAATGCTGGTTGTTGTCGCCAGCACAGGGAACATCCTTGGTTCGGCAGTGAACTGGGGTCTTGGTCGAGGGATCGAACGCTTCCGGGACAAGCCCTGGTTTCCGCTGCGCCCCGCGAGGCTCAACCGCGCCACGAACTGGTATCACCGCTATGGAAGATGGTCGCTCTTGTTAAGCTGGATGCCGATCGTCGGCGACCCACTGACCGTGGTCGCTGGGGTTTTGCGCGAGCCGCTATGGAGCTTTGTCGCTATCGTCGCCCTGGCGAAGGTTTCGCGCTATCTGCTTGTCGCCGGAGCAGTGCTGGGCCTAATGTAA
- a CDS encoding c-type cytochrome — protein MSHSQATTRNQFVSVGVATASPATSITRARAFLAALWAAGLLLPDAASAQQADGERLFRQRCAACHSLEPGQTRAGPHLSGIIGRAAGSVEGARYSAALRESDIVWDGGTLDAFLAAPRQRVPGTSMTVGVPNAAQRAAIIGYLEGALVQ, from the coding sequence ATGAGCCATTCACAAGCCACGACACGCAACCAATTTGTTTCCGTTGGAGTTGCGACCGCATCCCCGGCTACGTCGATCACGCGAGCGCGTGCGTTCCTGGCTGCGCTCTGGGCCGCCGGCCTGCTGTTGCCGGACGCCGCTTCCGCGCAGCAGGCCGACGGCGAGCGGCTGTTCCGGCAGCGCTGCGCGGCCTGCCACAGCCTGGAGCCCGGCCAGACCAGGGCCGGCCCGCATCTGTCGGGCATCATCGGCCGCGCGGCCGGCAGCGTCGAGGGCGCCCGCTATTCGGCCGCGTTGCGCGAGTCTGATATCGTCTGGGACGGCGGTACGCTTGATGCCTTCCTCGCTGCTCCGCGCCAGAGGGTTCCGGGCACGTCGATGACCGTTGGCGTTCCCAATGCCGCCCAGCGCGCCGCCATCATCGGCTATCTGGAAGGTGCACTCGTGCAATAG
- a CDS encoding ATP-binding protein — protein MMLLWRRSLAARFLILVLLALGLSQAITFLISWDERGQALQAAAKGEFVSRTSSLAILLDTTPPSLRPDILTVSGTAYTRFWTSHDGPSNPLAWQQEALTQLAKPLPGVAAKYAAYMNGQASNAVAAADPSVPPRMLNLSGNGSPFTRPAKFLYLDGAPNGMGLSVRLDDSTWLNAAYAKVMPSAFWTTQSAISLALTALILSAIAIFGAQAIARPLRRLAHAAELFGRGEAVPRLPESGPDDIRQTAEAFNRMQERLQRFVEDRTRMLAAISHDLRTPLTSLRLRAEFVQDHDLQEKMLKTIEEIQTMTEAALAFAREDAAVEETRTVDLSALVGSLCDDLEELGQNVTVSDGPKVLYRCRPDSLRRAIRNLVENAIRYGEQAKVSLVRRTDSLDIVVEDAGPGIPPGEMEQVFAPFFRLEQSRNRETGGVGLGLSIARAIARHHGGDIVLENRSNGLRAVIRLPLIDMARQLAPAPVPETSPPTGLRSLPA, from the coding sequence ATGATGCTGTTGTGGAGACGCAGCCTGGCGGCCCGCTTCCTCATTCTGGTGCTGCTTGCGCTCGGCCTGTCGCAGGCGATCACCTTCCTGATCTCGTGGGACGAGCGCGGGCAAGCCCTGCAGGCGGCGGCCAAGGGCGAGTTCGTCAGCCGCACGTCCTCGCTTGCCATTTTGCTGGACACGACGCCGCCCTCGCTTCGGCCCGACATCCTCACCGTCAGCGGCACGGCCTATACGCGCTTCTGGACCTCGCACGACGGGCCGAGCAATCCCCTCGCCTGGCAACAGGAGGCGTTGACGCAACTCGCCAAGCCGCTGCCAGGGGTTGCCGCCAAATATGCAGCCTACATGAATGGGCAGGCCTCGAACGCGGTCGCTGCCGCCGATCCTTCGGTGCCGCCGCGCATGCTGAACCTGTCCGGCAATGGCAGCCCGTTCACGCGACCTGCCAAGTTCCTTTATCTGGACGGCGCCCCAAACGGCATGGGGCTTTCCGTCCGCCTCGATGACAGCACCTGGCTGAACGCCGCCTACGCCAAGGTGATGCCGAGCGCCTTCTGGACGACGCAATCGGCGATATCGCTGGCGCTCACCGCACTCATCCTGTCCGCCATAGCGATTTTCGGGGCGCAGGCAATCGCGCGTCCGCTGCGACGGCTCGCCCATGCCGCCGAACTGTTCGGCCGCGGCGAGGCCGTGCCGCGGCTGCCGGAATCCGGGCCGGACGACATCCGCCAGACCGCCGAGGCGTTCAACCGCATGCAGGAGCGCCTGCAGCGCTTCGTCGAGGACCGCACGCGCATGCTGGCGGCGATCAGCCATGACCTGCGCACGCCGTTGACCTCGCTCCGGCTGCGCGCCGAGTTCGTCCAGGATCACGATCTCCAGGAGAAGATGCTGAAGACCATCGAGGAAATCCAGACGATGACGGAGGCGGCGCTCGCCTTCGCGCGCGAGGACGCCGCGGTGGAGGAGACGCGAACCGTCGATCTTTCGGCGCTGGTCGGCAGCCTCTGCGACGACCTCGAGGAGCTGGGCCAAAACGTCACCGTCAGCGACGGGCCCAAGGTGCTGTACCGCTGCCGGCCGGACTCGCTGCGCCGGGCGATCCGCAACCTCGTCGAAAATGCCATCCGCTACGGCGAGCAGGCCAAGGTAAGCCTGGTCAGGCGTACCGACAGTCTGGACATTGTGGTCGAGGACGCCGGGCCAGGCATTCCGCCAGGCGAAATGGAACAGGTATTCGCGCCCTTCTTCCGCCTGGAGCAGTCACGCAACCGGGAGACCGGCGGCGTCGGGCTCGGCCTGTCCATTGCCCGCGCCATCGCCCGCCACCACGGCGGCGACATCGTGCTGGAAAACCGCAGCAACGGCCTTCGCGCGGTCATCAGGCTGCCGCTGATCGACATGGCCAGGCAGCTTGCCCCGGCGCCTGTGCCCGAGACGAGCCCTCCGACCGGACTGCGATCCTTGCCGGCTTGA
- a CDS encoding response regulator, which translates to MEVAQHIAVVDDHRDIRDLVGKYLTQQGYRVSVADSTAALKRLLDRSLPDLIVLDVMMPGEDGIAACRHVRGTVDVPIIFLTAMAEEVDRIVGLEIGADDYLTKPFNPRELLARIKAVLRRVHSLPPQRGRLKSNALRFDRWTLNVGRRELVGLDGVAVALSTAEFSLLTAFIEHVGIVLSRDQLLDLTVGRSADGFDRAVDNQVSRLRKKIEADPKNPMLIKTHWGGGYCFTAEVAQA; encoded by the coding sequence ATGGAAGTGGCGCAGCACATCGCGGTCGTCGACGACCACAGGGACATCCGCGATCTCGTGGGGAAATACCTCACCCAGCAGGGTTATCGCGTCAGCGTCGCCGACAGCACGGCCGCGCTCAAGCGTCTGCTCGACCGCAGCCTGCCCGATCTTATCGTCCTCGACGTCATGATGCCGGGCGAAGACGGCATTGCCGCCTGCCGGCACGTGCGCGGAACGGTCGACGTTCCGATCATCTTCCTTACCGCCATGGCCGAGGAGGTCGACCGGATCGTCGGCCTCGAGATCGGGGCCGACGACTACCTGACCAAGCCGTTCAATCCTCGGGAACTGCTGGCGCGGATCAAGGCGGTGCTCAGGCGCGTCCACAGCCTGCCGCCGCAGCGCGGTCGGCTCAAATCGAACGCGCTGCGCTTCGACCGCTGGACGCTGAATGTCGGCCGCCGCGAACTGGTCGGGCTCGACGGCGTGGCGGTCGCGCTCAGCACGGCCGAATTCAGCCTTCTCACCGCCTTTATCGAGCATGTCGGGATCGTGCTCAGCCGGGATCAGTTGCTCGACCTCACCGTCGGGCGCTCGGCCGACGGTTTCGACCGGGCCGTCGACAACCAAGTGAGCCGGCTGCGCAAGAAGATCGAGGCAGACCCGAAGAATCCGATGCTGATCAAGACGCACTGGGGCGGCGGCTACTGCTTCACCGCCGAGGTGGCCCAGGCATGA
- a CDS encoding (2Fe-2S)-binding protein — translation MARLIINGTPRDIEVDPDTPLLWVIREQIGLTGTKYGCGVAACGACTIHIDGVATRSCVLPVSAVEPDQQITTIEGLSPDSSHPVQQAWLALDVPQCGYCQAGMIMAAAGLLMQNPNPADEDINAEITNICRCGTYNRVRAAIKLAAKAGEATQRG, via the coding sequence ATGGCCAGATTGATTATCAACGGCACGCCACGTGACATCGAGGTCGATCCGGACACGCCGCTGCTGTGGGTGATCCGCGAGCAGATCGGGCTTACCGGAACGAAGTATGGTTGCGGCGTTGCCGCCTGCGGCGCCTGCACCATCCATATAGATGGCGTCGCCACGCGCTCCTGCGTGCTTCCGGTGAGCGCGGTCGAGCCCGACCAGCAAATCACCACCATAGAAGGGCTTTCGCCGGACAGCTCGCATCCGGTCCAGCAGGCCTGGCTGGCGCTCGATGTGCCGCAATGCGGCTACTGCCAGGCCGGCATGATCATGGCTGCGGCGGGTCTGCTCATGCAGAACCCGAACCCGGCGGACGAGGACATCAACGCGGAGATCACCAACATCTGCCGCTGCGGCACCTACAACCGGGTGCGCGCTGCGATCAAGCTGGCCGCCAAAGCCGGCGAAGCCACGCAACGCGGTTGA
- a CDS encoding xanthine dehydrogenase family protein molybdopterin-binding subunit, with product MNATISLSRRSFIIGVASTAGGLSLGFNVPFIKPALAEGGEAAPEINAWVVIRPDDTVVIRIARSEMGQGTLTGLAQLVAEELNCDWSKVTTEYPSPAQNLTRDRVWGNFSTGGSRGIRESHEYVRIGGAVAREMLIAAAAAEWGVPASECTARTGVVTHAASDRATFYGQLAAAAAKMTPPTNVTLKDPKDWTIAGRPLPRLDTADKLNGSQVYGADLKLPNMLNATIRACPYFGGKVESFDAAAVAGMPGVRTVVQVDETAVAVVADTWWRAKTALDALPIVWDEGPNRQVTSASIAAMLEEGLAANDAFVGARQGDADAVLSAAARTVTATYAFPYQNHATMEPMNATALYTPERCEVWVPTQNGEASLAAAAEAAGLPVQQCEVHKIHLGGGFGRRGNFQDYVRQAVSIAKQVPGTPVKLMWSREEDMLHGAYHPTTRCRLTGALDADGNLTALHMRISGQSILAAVRPQGMQNGMDPVVFQGLVLSGTEGTLGYTVDNLLVDHAMRNPPIPPGFWRGVNLNQNALYVECFMDELAHAAGVDPLAFRRKLMAKHPKHLAVLEAVAERIGWDTPPAAGVHRGLAQIMGFGSYVAAAAEVSVTDGQLRIHRIVAATDPGHVVNPAQVERQVEGSFVYGLSACIYGECTVNGGRMEQENFDSYEVLRMAEMPEVETIIIPSGGFWGGVGEPTIAVAAPAVLNAIFAATGKRIRTLPLKNHDLA from the coding sequence ATGAACGCCACAATTTCCCTCTCGCGCCGCAGCTTCATCATCGGCGTAGCCTCCACGGCCGGCGGCTTGTCCCTCGGATTCAACGTGCCGTTCATCAAGCCGGCACTGGCCGAGGGCGGCGAGGCGGCGCCGGAGATCAATGCCTGGGTGGTGATCAGGCCCGACGATACGGTGGTCATCCGCATCGCCCGCTCCGAGATGGGGCAGGGGACGTTGACCGGCCTGGCGCAACTCGTCGCCGAGGAGCTGAACTGCGACTGGTCCAAGGTCACCACCGAATATCCGTCGCCGGCCCAGAACCTGACGCGTGATCGCGTGTGGGGCAATTTCTCGACCGGCGGCAGCCGCGGCATCCGCGAGTCGCACGAATATGTGCGCATTGGTGGCGCCGTTGCGCGCGAGATGCTGATTGCCGCAGCGGCCGCCGAATGGGGCGTGCCGGCCAGCGAATGCACCGCAAGGACGGGCGTGGTCACGCATGCAGCATCAGATCGCGCCACCTTTTACGGACAGCTGGCTGCCGCCGCCGCGAAAATGACGCCGCCCACCAACGTCACCCTGAAGGACCCGAAGGATTGGACCATAGCCGGCAGGCCGCTGCCGCGGCTCGACACGGCCGACAAGCTCAACGGCAGCCAGGTCTACGGCGCCGATCTCAAGCTGCCGAACATGCTCAACGCGACGATCCGGGCCTGCCCGTATTTCGGCGGCAAGGTGGAGAGTTTTGATGCGGCGGCGGTCGCCGGCATGCCGGGCGTGCGCACTGTCGTTCAGGTCGACGAAACCGCCGTTGCGGTTGTCGCCGACACCTGGTGGCGGGCGAAGACGGCTCTCGATGCCTTGCCGATCGTCTGGGACGAAGGCCCCAACAGGCAGGTCACCAGCGCCTCGATCGCGGCGATGCTGGAAGAGGGGCTCGCCGCAAACGACGCTTTCGTCGGCGCCAGGCAAGGTGACGCCGATGCCGTGCTGTCCGCAGCCGCCCGGACGGTCACGGCGACCTATGCCTTCCCCTACCAGAACCACGCGACCATGGAGCCGATGAACGCGACGGCGCTCTACACGCCGGAGCGCTGCGAGGTATGGGTGCCCACCCAGAATGGCGAGGCGAGCCTTGCTGCAGCGGCCGAGGCCGCCGGCCTGCCGGTGCAGCAATGCGAGGTGCACAAGATCCATCTTGGCGGCGGCTTCGGCCGGCGCGGCAATTTCCAGGACTATGTGCGCCAGGCGGTGAGCATTGCCAAGCAGGTGCCGGGAACGCCTGTAAAGCTCATGTGGTCGCGCGAGGAAGACATGCTGCACGGCGCATACCACCCGACCACCCGATGCCGGCTGACCGGCGCGCTCGACGCGGACGGCAATTTGACAGCTCTGCACATGCGCATATCCGGCCAGTCGATCCTTGCCGCGGTGCGGCCGCAAGGCATGCAGAACGGTATGGACCCGGTGGTCTTCCAAGGCCTCGTCCTCAGCGGCACGGAAGGCACGCTTGGATATACGGTGGACAATCTGCTTGTCGACCATGCCATGCGCAACCCGCCGATCCCGCCGGGCTTCTGGCGCGGCGTCAACCTCAACCAGAACGCGCTCTACGTCGAGTGTTTCATGGACGAACTCGCCCATGCGGCCGGCGTCGACCCGCTCGCCTTCCGCCGCAAGCTGATGGCCAAACATCCAAAACATCTCGCCGTGCTGGAGGCGGTCGCCGAACGGATCGGCTGGGACACCCCGCCCGCGGCCGGCGTTCACCGCGGCCTGGCGCAGATCATGGGCTTCGGCAGTTATGTGGCGGCGGCGGCTGAGGTTTCGGTCACCGATGGGCAGCTCAGGATCCATCGCATCGTGGCGGCCACCGATCCGGGTCATGTCGTCAACCCCGCACAGGTGGAGCGGCAGGTCGAGGGCTCCTTCGTCTATGGCCTTTCCGCCTGTATCTACGGCGAATGCACCGTCAATGGCGGCCGCATGGAGCAGGAAAACTTCGACAGCTACGAGGTCCTGCGCATGGCCGAAATGCCTGAGGTGGAGACGATCATCATTCCGTCCGGCGGTTTTTGGGGTGGGGTCGGCGAGCCGACCATCGCGGTCGCAGCACCAGCTGTCCTCAATGCGATCTTCGCCGCCACCGGAAAACGCATCCGCACACTGCCGCTGAAGAACCATGACCTCGCATGA
- a CDS encoding c-type cytochrome — translation MRRAKHRRGGRSPAPVLLAAPVPLAAIVLLAALVASAPAWADAAPGAAACSGCHGPAALSSAIPSLDGHAADEIVAQMHAFRSGERKATVMDRIARGFSEEETRAIAEWLAKPEAARHAQP, via the coding sequence ATGAGACGTGCGAAGCACAGGCGCGGCGGACGATCGCCCGCGCCTGTCCTGCTTGCGGCGCCTGTCCCGCTTGCGGCGATTGTCCTGCTTGCGGCGCTTGTGGCCAGCGCACCGGCATGGGCCGACGCGGCGCCTGGTGCTGCGGCATGCAGCGGCTGTCACGGGCCGGCAGCGCTCAGCTCAGCCATCCCCTCGCTCGACGGCCATGCGGCAGACGAGATCGTCGCCCAGATGCACGCCTTCCGTTCCGGCGAGCGCAAGGCGACGGTCATGGACCGCATTGCCAGGGGATTTTCCGAGGAGGAGACGCGCGCCATCGCCGAATGGCTCGCCAAGCCGGAGGCGGCACGCCATGCCCAGCCGTAG
- a CDS encoding NAD(P)/FAD-dependent oxidoreductase, with protein MPSRRALIGGVAASVAAAVLAAPEVRAQTQPGVIVVGGGFAGASCARALKRMDRDLAVTLIEPEAAYLACPFSNAVIAGLRGIEAQTFSYDQFGSYDRFGDIALIRKRAVGVDAERRRVRLDDGTDIGYTRLVLAPGVDLRFDALPGYDEAASAIMPHAWKAGAQTLLLRDQLAAMPDGGVVILSVPPNPFRCPPGPYERASLIAHYLKTSKPRSKLIILDAKDAFSKQRLFEAAWQELYPGLIEWVPLSSGGRVTEVDPATRTLVTEFGNHQADVANVIPPQRAGAIAQSAGVADQTGWCPIDPVTFESRLQPAIHVIGDAAIGGAMPKSAFSANAQAKACAAAVAALVRERRPAQPKLINTCYSLVAPGYGISIAGVYQPRDGLLAEVEGAGGTSPLEAPLSVRELEAAYAQDWFRTITSEVFG; from the coding sequence ATGCCCAGCCGTAGAGCCCTGATCGGCGGCGTGGCGGCCAGCGTCGCCGCGGCCGTCCTTGCCGCGCCGGAGGTGCGCGCACAGACGCAGCCCGGCGTGATCGTCGTCGGCGGCGGCTTTGCCGGGGCAAGCTGCGCCCGCGCGCTGAAACGGATGGATCGCGACCTTGCCGTGACGCTGATCGAGCCGGAGGCCGCCTATCTGGCCTGCCCGTTCTCCAATGCCGTGATTGCCGGGCTGCGCGGCATCGAGGCGCAGACTTTCAGCTATGACCAGTTTGGCAGCTATGACCGGTTCGGCGACATCGCGCTGATCCGCAAGCGGGCCGTCGGCGTCGATGCCGAGCGCCGGCGCGTTCGGCTGGATGATGGTACGGACATCGGCTACACCAGGCTGGTGCTGGCGCCCGGCGTCGACCTGCGCTTCGACGCCTTGCCGGGCTACGACGAGGCGGCGTCGGCGATCATGCCGCATGCCTGGAAGGCTGGGGCGCAGACGCTGCTGCTGCGCGACCAGCTCGCGGCGATGCCGGACGGTGGTGTCGTCATCCTCTCCGTGCCGCCCAATCCGTTCCGCTGCCCGCCTGGGCCCTACGAGCGGGCAAGCCTGATCGCGCATTATCTCAAGACCAGCAAGCCGCGCTCCAAGCTGATCATCCTCGACGCCAAGGACGCCTTTTCGAAGCAGCGGCTGTTCGAAGCGGCATGGCAAGAGCTCTATCCCGGCTTGATCGAATGGGTGCCGCTGTCGTCGGGGGGCAGGGTGACGGAAGTCGACCCGGCAACGAGGACGCTGGTGACCGAGTTCGGCAATCACCAGGCCGATGTCGCCAACGTGATCCCGCCGCAGCGTGCGGGCGCGATTGCGCAGTCGGCCGGTGTTGCCGATCAGACGGGCTGGTGCCCGATCGACCCGGTCACCTTCGAGTCCCGCCTGCAGCCGGCGATCCACGTCATCGGCGACGCGGCGATCGGCGGGGCGATGCCGAAATCCGCCTTCAGCGCCAACGCCCAGGCAAAAGCCTGCGCCGCGGCGGTCGCCGCGCTGGTCAGGGAGCGGCGGCCGGCGCAGCCGAAACTCATCAACACCTGCTACAGCCTGGTCGCGCCCGGCTATGGCATTTCGATCGCCGGCGTCTACCAGCCGCGTGACGGCTTGCTTGCCGAGGTGGAGGGTGCGGGCGGCACCAGCCCGCTCGAAGCGCCGCTTTCCGTCCGCGAACTGGAAGCGGCCTATGCGCAGGACTGGTTCCGGACGATCACCAGTGAAGTGTTCGGATGA
- the soxX gene encoding sulfur oxidation c-type cytochrome SoxX, translating to MMRAAFLALMGLQLAASPAAGEETRSYVVTGDAIMQPLVGGKGDPARGAALIADRQRSLCTLCHSGPFPDAHLHGTLAPDLTGVGARLSEGQIRLRVVDMKRLVPDTIMPSYYRVADEQGRRVATVWRSRPILGGADIEDIVAYLTTLKG from the coding sequence ATGATGCGGGCGGCTTTTCTGGCTCTTATGGGATTGCAGCTTGCCGCCTCGCCCGCTGCCGGCGAGGAGACGCGATCTTATGTCGTGACCGGCGATGCGATCATGCAGCCTCTGGTCGGCGGCAAGGGTGATCCGGCGCGCGGCGCCGCGCTGATCGCTGACCGGCAGCGCAGCCTCTGCACGCTCTGCCACAGCGGGCCGTTTCCCGACGCGCATTTGCACGGCACGCTGGCGCCCGACCTGACCGGCGTCGGGGCAAGACTTTCGGAAGGCCAGATCCGGCTGCGCGTGGTCGACATGAAGCGGCTCGTGCCGGACACGATCATGCCTTCCTACTATCGGGTCGCGGATGAGCAAGGCCGGCGCGTCGCCACCGTCTGGCGCAGCAGGCCGATCCTGGGCGGCGCCGATATCGAGGATATCGTCGCCTATCTCACGACGCTGAAGGGGTGA
- a CDS encoding SoxY-related AACIE arm protein — MHQDPLRVYAGLVGRRQFLRAGMTGLLAISLPRWAVARPSLDEAIRTFTGGADVLDGRVRLDLPPLVENGNGVGITVVAESPMTEDDHVRRIAVFNEKNPEANVAVFHLGARSGRAMVSARIRLATSQVVVAVAQMSDGSFWSSRASAIVTLAACIEDLS; from the coding sequence ATGCACCAAGACCCGCTTCGAGTTTACGCAGGCCTGGTCGGACGGCGGCAGTTTCTTCGGGCCGGCATGACTGGCCTGCTGGCGATCAGCCTGCCGCGGTGGGCCGTTGCCCGTCCGAGCCTCGATGAAGCGATCAGGACCTTCACCGGGGGAGCCGACGTTCTCGACGGCCGCGTCCGGCTCGACCTGCCGCCTCTGGTCGAGAACGGCAACGGGGTCGGGATCACAGTCGTCGCCGAAAGCCCGATGACCGAGGACGACCATGTCCGGCGCATCGCGGTCTTCAACGAGAAAAACCCGGAGGCGAATGTCGCGGTTTTCCACCTCGGGGCGCGCTCCGGCCGCGCCATGGTCTCGGCGCGGATCCGGCTCGCGACCTCGCAGGTCGTCGTCGCGGTCGCGCAGATGAGCGACGGCAGCTTCTGGTCGAGCCGGGCGAGCGCCATCGTCACCCTGGCCGCCTGTATCGAGGACCTTTCATAA
- the soxZ gene encoding thiosulfate oxidation carrier complex protein SoxZ, whose protein sequence is MARALVNVPKAAKQGEVVEIKAMIAHPMETGYRIGPNGSKIPRDIIRRFTCTYNGEEVFSADLFPAVSANPFIVFTLVATTSGTIDFTWTDDAGKIQTASAEITVN, encoded by the coding sequence ATGGCGCGTGCGCTCGTCAATGTGCCAAAAGCGGCCAAGCAGGGCGAAGTCGTCGAGATCAAGGCGATGATCGCCCATCCGATGGAGACCGGCTATCGTATCGGCCCGAACGGCTCCAAAATCCCCCGCGACATCATCCGCCGTTTCACCTGCACCTACAACGGCGAGGAGGTGTTTTCGGCCGATCTCTTTCCAGCGGTATCGGCCAATCCGTTCATTGTCTTCACGCTGGTTGCGACGACGAGCGGCACGATCGACTTCACCTGGACGGACGATGCCGGGAAGATCCAAACGGCGTCGGCCGAAATCACGGTGAACTGA
- the soxA gene encoding sulfur oxidation c-type cytochrome SoxA, whose product MHALWRLAAVGVVAICGIVSAAGIEVGEKRSGFDFMTPQTQALQADDMSNPGMLWVLQGEQLWQQAQGRADVACSGCHDDARQTMRGVAARYPAFDAATGRPIDLAGRINSCRAERQQAEPLAPESDALLALTAYVTHQSRGMPITPATDARLAPFRDNGRRLFQSRIGQLELSCASCHDDNWGKRLGGSVIPQAHPTGYPLYRLEWQTVGSLQRRLRNCMIGVRAEPFAFGAPELVDLELHLTERARGLLVETPAVRP is encoded by the coding sequence ATGCATGCGCTCTGGCGGCTTGCAGCCGTCGGTGTCGTCGCAATCTGCGGCATTGTCTCTGCCGCCGGCATCGAAGTCGGCGAGAAGCGCTCCGGCTTCGACTTCATGACGCCGCAGACGCAGGCGCTGCAGGCCGACGACATGAGCAATCCCGGCATGCTGTGGGTGCTGCAGGGCGAGCAGCTCTGGCAACAGGCGCAGGGCAGGGCGGATGTCGCCTGCTCCGGCTGCCATGACGATGCGCGTCAGACGATGCGCGGCGTTGCCGCGCGCTACCCGGCCTTTGACGCGGCGACGGGCCGGCCGATCGACCTTGCCGGGCGCATCAACTCCTGCCGAGCGGAGCGGCAGCAGGCCGAGCCGCTGGCGCCGGAGTCCGACGCTTTGCTCGCGCTGACGGCCTATGTGACGCATCAGTCGCGCGGCATGCCAATCACTCCGGCGACCGACGCCCGGCTCGCGCCGTTTCGCGACAACGGCCGGCGTCTGTTCCAGAGCCGCATTGGCCAGCTCGAGCTCTCCTGCGCCTCCTGCCACGACGACAATTGGGGCAAACGGCTCGGCGGCAGTGTCATCCCGCAGGCGCATCCGACCGGCTATCCGCTCTACCGACTGGAGTGGCAGACGGTCGGTTCGCTGCAGCGGCGACTGCGCAACTGCATGATCGGGGTCAGAGCCGAGCCGTTCGCCTTCGGTGCGCCCGAACTCGTCGACCTGGAGCTCCATCTGACGGAGCGGGCCCGCGGCCTTCTCGTCGAGACGCCGGCCGTGCGGCCGTGA
- a CDS encoding cupin domain-containing protein, producing MSILQSTKKAVERVTGVARPGKQGVTDLVRRRKANEFRFKDDGVVPNHPFWPLVVYRGVVRLPEEFDPAAVLEELFEVNGWGDSWRNGIYDYVHYHSRIHEVLGVAAGTAKVRFGGKKGRTLSLKAGDVAVLPAGTGHQCLSASDDFLVVGAYPPFGTYDECTTAQEHDGALATIRKVGRPRKDPVYGSKGPLLQIWKKT from the coding sequence ATGAGCATTCTGCAGAGTACCAAGAAAGCTGTCGAGCGGGTTACCGGTGTCGCAAGACCGGGCAAGCAAGGAGTAACCGATCTCGTAAGGCGGCGAAAAGCGAATGAGTTTCGGTTCAAGGATGATGGCGTGGTGCCCAATCATCCGTTTTGGCCGCTTGTCGTCTATCGCGGCGTCGTGAGACTGCCCGAAGAATTTGATCCTGCAGCCGTCCTGGAGGAGCTTTTCGAGGTTAATGGATGGGGGGACAGCTGGCGGAATGGCATCTACGACTATGTTCACTACCATTCGCGAATACATGAGGTGCTCGGAGTTGCGGCCGGAACGGCCAAAGTCCGATTTGGAGGCAAAAAGGGACGAACCCTGTCACTGAAGGCCGGCGACGTCGCGGTTCTGCCGGCCGGCACCGGGCACCAATGTCTTTCGGCATCCGACGATTTTCTGGTGGTTGGCGCCTACCCTCCATTTGGGACCTATGATGAATGCACGACTGCCCAGGAGCATGATGGCGCGCTGGCGACGATCCGGAAGGTAGGTCGTCCACGCAAGGATCCCGTCTATGGGAGCAAAGGCCCGCTTCTGCAAATTTGGAAGAAGACCTGA